TCGAGCCCCTTTACGCTTTCGGGGTGCCAATCCGGTTCGTATCGCCATATCGCCGCGGGCGGGCCGCGATTGCCCGCCTGCATTCGACCTTTCGCTCCGATGACGACAGACGACACCGTGCCTCACTCGCATCAGTTGCCGCCCGGGTTACCCGATGCGCGCGACCTGCTGCACCGTTTCGCCGAGTTCCGTTTCCAGACCGTGGTCGAGTCGATCACGGACTACGCGGTCTTCATGCTCGACCCGGATGGCAACGTCGCGACCTGGAATGCGGGCGCGGAACGCATCAAGGGCTACCGCGCCGCCGAGATCATCGGCCGCCACTTCTCGCGCTTCTATCCGCCCGACGCGATCGCGGCCGGCCGCCCGTCGCACGGGCTCGACGAGGCAGCCGCGCATGGCCGCTTCGAGGACGAGGGCTGGCGCGTACGCAACGACGGCTCGCTGTTCTGGGCGAGCGTGACGATCACGGCCGTGCGCGACTCTACCCATCAGCTCCGCGGCTTCATCAAGATCACGCGCGACATGACGGAGCGCAAGCGACTCGAGGAACTCGAAGCGTCGACGCACCGGCTCAGCGTGTTCATCGCGATGCTCGCGCACGAACTGCGCAACCATCTCGCACCGCTGCGCCATTCGGTCGGCGTGCTGCAGAGCCTGCCCGATCCCGCGCCCGCGCTCGCGCAGTGCCGCGACGCCGTGGATCGCCAGATCGGGCAACTGACGCGGCTTGTCGACGATCTGCTCGACGTCGGGCGCATCACGGCCGGCAAGGTCGAACTCGACGACCACGCCTTCACCGTGCGTGACATCGTGTGCCGCGGCGTCGAGAGCATCCAGTCGAAACTGGCCGTGCGCGGGCAGCACATCCACGTCGATCTGCCGGCCGAATCCGTGGTGCTGCACGGCGATGACGCGCGGCTCGTCCAGGTGCTGCACAACCTGCTCGACAACGCGTCGAAATTCTCGCCGCGCGGCGGACGCATCGACGTGGGCGCGCGCGTCGACGGGCCTGTCATCGCGATCCAGGTTGCCGATCACGGCGTCGGCATCGCGGCAGGCGCGCTCGAAACGATCTTCGACCTGTTCGAACAGGAAGGCATGCCGGGCCGGCGCCCGTCGGACGGTTTCGGACTCGGGCTGGCGATCTGCCGATCGTTCGTCGAACTGCATGGCGGGCGGATTTCCGCGGAAAGCGACGGGCCGGGCCACGGCGCGACGATTACCGTGCGGCTGCCGATCGAGCGCATGGAACGCTTCGCGCCCGCCGATACGCCCGCGCCGGCGGCACCCGTGCGGCCGGCCACCGCACCGCTGCGCATCGTCGTGGTCGACGACAACCGCGACTCGGCCGACACGCTTGCCGTGCTGCTGCAGGTGAAGGGACACGCGCCGAGAGTCGCGTATAACGGCGACGACGCGCTGGCGCTCGCCGTCGACTACGCTCCTCAGTTGATGTTCGTCGACCTGTCGATGCCCGACATCGACGGCTTCACGCTGCTGCACGCGCTGCGCGCGCTCGACACGCTGGCGAACACGACCTGCGTCGCGCTGTCCGGCCATGCGCGCGCGTCCGACCTCGCGCGCACCGAGCGGGCGGGTTTCGACGACCACCTCGTGAAGCCCGTCGAGATGGCGGTGCTCGACGCGCTGCTGCAGCGCGTCGCACGCAACGCGCAGGACAATGCATGAGCGCGCACGCAGCGCACGCGTGCATGCGTGCATGCGTCATGAGCTTGAGCTTCAACTTCACCCAGCCCGGTTCGCGTACGTCGAATGCGCCGCGGTCCACCTTCCGGGTCCGGCACGTATCGATGCGCATGTCGCCGATGCCGGGTTGCGTCGGGCCGGGCGCCACGCTCAATGCAGCGGTGCAAACGCAGCCTTCAGGCTCGCGACGATCATCTGCATCGCGATCGCAGCGAGAATCATCCCCATCAGGCGCTGCGTGACAGCCGTCACGCGCGGCGACAGGTAATGGCCGATCAGCGGCGCCGACAGCAACGCGACGGCCAGCAGCACGAGAAACGCGGCGAGCCCGAGTGCGAACGCAAGTTCCTGCCCGCTCGAGAACGCGCTGTGCCCGAGCACGATCATCGTCGCGATCGTGCCGGGGCCCACGAGCAGCGGAATCGTCAGCGGATAGATCGCGATGCTCTCGGCCGCCGCCGGATCGGCGCCTTCGTCATCGCCCGGCGAATGCTGGCGGCTCGGCGCGCCGTGCAGCATCGATAGCGCGATCAGCAGCACCAGCAGCCCGCCCGCGAGGCGGAAATCGTCGATCGTCAGGCCGAACACGTGCAGGATCGTGC
The DNA window shown above is from Burkholderia pyrrocinia and carries:
- a CDS encoding ATP-binding protein is translated as MTTDDTVPHSHQLPPGLPDARDLLHRFAEFRFQTVVESITDYAVFMLDPDGNVATWNAGAERIKGYRAAEIIGRHFSRFYPPDAIAAGRPSHGLDEAAAHGRFEDEGWRVRNDGSLFWASVTITAVRDSTHQLRGFIKITRDMTERKRLEELEASTHRLSVFIAMLAHELRNHLAPLRHSVGVLQSLPDPAPALAQCRDAVDRQIGQLTRLVDDLLDVGRITAGKVELDDHAFTVRDIVCRGVESIQSKLAVRGQHIHVDLPAESVVLHGDDARLVQVLHNLLDNASKFSPRGGRIDVGARVDGPVIAIQVADHGVGIAAGALETIFDLFEQEGMPGRRPSDGFGLGLAICRSFVELHGGRISAESDGPGHGATITVRLPIERMERFAPADTPAPAAPVRPATAPLRIVVVDDNRDSADTLAVLLQVKGHAPRVAYNGDDALALAVDYAPQLMFVDLSMPDIDGFTLLHALRALDTLANTTCVALSGHARASDLARTERAGFDDHLVKPVEMAVLDALLQRVARNAQDNA
- a CDS encoding MarC family protein produces the protein MAFDLTFSIKVFAALFAIMNPIANIPVFLSLTEGAADGVRRKVALTAAIGVTTGCIVSAVAGGTILHVFGLTIDDFRLAGGLLVLLIALSMLHGAPSRQHSPGDDEGADPAAAESIAIYPLTIPLLVGPGTIATMIVLGHSAFSSGQELAFALGLAAFLVLLAVALLSAPLIGHYLSPRVTAVTQRLMGMILAAIAMQMIVASLKAAFAPLH